In a genomic window of Cryptococcus deuterogattii R265 chromosome 12, complete sequence:
- a CDS encoding nuclear DNA helicase II, translating into MTRKLKLSASLSALKLLRPASVTLSPLPVSSSSPPPPATLRHACKALALSLPLVLMSGAHQKDYSENNRDLELPSRPATSSTSILPTQSTHTLPPRPNFSLPPRPSTVPCPPRSARPLHSSLRSPSPPRVSWRSRITDTGARISRSRSPSPRRYRSRSPDRYRSSKHTKYRSPSPRYQRRSPSPRARSPFAVRRPSIRRSPSSRPRSRSPPRKELREKSKGSLLTRIGGQHPSKTDHHIAPPATSLKRPLSPTAANEQSRKLSAVSVPIPTGTRTSQIPTGPRTNRIPIGPESLQNQSLNQNRPTKLIPTGPRNSTPAPVPPSISNTKAVAAFENQNNKNTLEEMGNPRKRGGGGKPPPTGRKSLSPPIHDLVYISETYGKGITLKSQWAENPKSPVANFILKGKSGDINGCYSYAEGIVDGKKVHRVTMTPVNGIYGIGDSTNKKEAEKLAALSSLLQLISTGYLEKGKASTGPSEPNNFTKPSTSNHAASQLDPEDTGETATLSDGKTKIDYDRARQFMEYYCHRYRFRKPDVEYTQTTVKDSQNKKKTKMVWEGVIIVGNRRIGMGSGVNKKKAAIQCYLDVAQYLESCDPDLWQDFIEHTKKDKSLNIGLAPHLVFTMSEALIDDVQGTCIDIRHSNLYQNAPPSGSAGNEVQAPPTWHGGAQYIPTEDEIYYKSQALQARLAAYESDPRMARMRRTRASLPVYSRANEMLRTIRDNDVTIIMAATGSGKTTQVPQLLFDEMIKQGLGGGCNIVCTQPRRLAAMSVAERIAEERGQTIGQEVGYQVRFDAQLPEANGSITFCTTGIFLKRMQSALGENANDVAVQRMDQVSHVVVDEVHERDIDTDLLLVVLKRLLQDRKRRGVPIKVVLMSATIDPTLFQSYFTDARGAHAPVAEIPGRTFPVEKSFLDQIVPQLQNIPAQRGGWVFNEKNVKEYLSRELSSNASNFGPGTGIELEIPYPLVALTIAFVLSRSEDGHVLVFLPGWEEIKKVADILLTGRYPLLGMDFRDSRRFSIHYLHSTIPAAEQKEVFRTPPPGVRRIILATNIAETSVTIPDVVYVVDTGRVKEKRYDPERHMSSLVSAWVGSSNLNQRAGRAGRHREGEYYGLVSQRRLNSLEAHQMVEMKRSDLSNVVMHVKALNLGEVQEVLAATIEPPEPSRIVAAMEVLRMLGALDARQNLTSLGRVLLQLPVDANVGKLCLYGAFFRCLDAALTLAAVLTNRDPFLAPPAQKAKADSIKDRFSPKAFRSDPLAIVAAYNQWLPYEESGDFYSATKFCDNNFLSKPTLLQIKQVKQSLLQSLDKAGVIAVSAGGMVDRIGRYGSIPPALNENNDSLPMLAALIATATAPNFAIRTSERTCRTWQDKVVVIHNSSVNSRRREVSGPEESSASFNPAEKRLYAFAEKSRNVPVGGNPNSAPTNLRTVTRLDPMTYMLFGAYELVVTARGLECDGWLPVTGNTHALDDVQRLKAALDVCMLRVFEGLGKSLVMGRDQRWMDGAGGVEVHEGTSRIKEGGGEEENESDDEDYDRPREKSDQASSRYAGPLTVEEINELEMLTTDIVTILNKYADEREGGGVDTVPQTRVNTRPSSPQGRAAQWAADVAAAALYGGGGSAQWGDASGGASFGGGGWGSDLHATRKQGDDGRRFDTWDDGDGWGSHQGGQGDQVDSGWAVPKYRPPQTR; encoded by the exons ATGACGAGAAAGTTGAAGTTGAGCGCATCTCTGTCAGCTCTCAAATTATTAAGGCCTGCCTCAGTCACACTTTCTCCGCTCCCCGTCTCTTCCAGTTCCCCGCCCCCGCCCGCTACATTGCGTCACGCCTGCAAGGCGCTGGCACTCTCCCTCCCACTCGTGCTCATGTCAGGGGCCCATCAGAAAGACTACAGCGAAAATAACCGGGACCTCGAGTTGCCCAGCAGGCCAGCAACCTCCTCTACATCCATCCTTCCGACACAGTCAACACATACTCTCCCACCAAGACCTaatttttctcttcctcctcgaccCTCTACCGTTCCTTGTCCTCCACGATCCGCTAGGCCATTACATTCTAGTCTTAGATCACCTTCACCACCGCGTGTCTCTTGGCGTTCAAGAATTACAGACACAGGAGCTCGTATCTCTAGAAGCAGGAGCCCATCACCTCGTAGGTATAGATCCAGATCACCCGACCGTTATAGATCGTCAAAGCACACGAAGTACAGAAGCCCTTCACCGAGATATCAAAGACGAAGTCCTTCACCTAGAGCTCGTTCACCTTTTGCAGTTCGAAGACCTTCCATTCGAAgatcaccttcttctcgtccaaGGTCTCGATCACCTCCGAGGAAGGAACTTAGGGAAAAATCAAAGGGTAGTTTATTAACTCGAATAGGCGGTCAACACCCTTCCAAAACCGATCATCACATCGC TCCACCTGCTACGTCTCTTAAACGACCATTATCACCTACCGCAGCTAACGAGCAGTCCCGTAAACTCTCTGCTGTATCCGTCCCCATCCCTACCGGTACCCGAACATCTCAAATCCCAACTGGACCTCGAACAAACCGTATCCCTATCGGTCCCGAATCTCTGCAGAACCAGAGCTTGAACCAAAACCGACCTACAAAACTTATCCCTACCGGTCCTCGCAACTCTACTCCTGCCCCTGTTCCTCCCTCAATTTCAAACACCAAAGCCGTCGCTGCTTTCGAGAACCAAAATAATAAAAACACACTTGAAGAAATGGGTAACCCAAGAAAAcgaggcggaggaggtaaaccaccaccaacagGCAGAAAGTCTCTTAGCCCCCCTATTCATGATCTGGTGTATATCTCAGAAACGTACGGGAAAGGAATTACGTTGAAATCGCAATGGGCAGAAAACCCCAAGTCTCCTGTAGCGAATTTCATTTTAAAAGGGAAATCTGGGGATATAAATGGGTGTTATTCGTATGCAGAAGGTATCGTcgatgggaagaaagttCACAG AGTAACGATGACACCTGTGAACGGTATTTATGGTATTGGGGATAGTAcaaacaagaaggaagccGAAAAACTTGCAGCTCTGAGCTCTTTATTACAACTTATCAGTACTGGATAT cttgaaaaaggcaaagccTCCACAGGTCCCAGCGAGCCTAACAACTTTACCAAGCCCTCTACTTCAAACCATGCCGCCTCCCAGCTCGATCCGGAAGATACTGGCGAAACCGCCACCCTCTCTGACGGTAAAACCAAAATCGACTATGACCGTGCCCGTCAATTCATGGAATACTACTGCCATCGTTATCGATTCCGTAAGCCTGATGTCGAGTATACTCAAACCACGGTCAAAGACTCAcagaacaagaaaaagacgaaAATGGTATGGGAAGGGGTTATCATCGTGGGTAATCGACGGATCGGGATGGGAAGCGGAgtgaacaagaagaaagcCGCGATACAATGCTATTTGGATGTCGCACAGTATTTGGAGAGCTGTGATCCGGATTTGTGGCAAGATTTTATTGAGCATacaaagaaggataagagTCTCAATATCGGATTAGCCCCTCATCTTGTATTCACCATGTCTGAAGCACTTATCGACGACGTTCAGGGTACGTGTATCGACATTCGCCACTCCAACTTATACCAAAATGCCCCTCCCTCCGGTTCAGCGGGTAACGAAGTCCAAGCACCACCTACATGGCATGGAGGCGCGCAATATATTCCcacagaagatgaaataTACTATAAATCCCAAGCACTCCAAGCCCGTCTGGCGGCGTATGAATCTGATCCTCGTATGGCCCGTATGCGCCGTACCCGCGCCAGTCTTCCGGTCTACTCCCGAGCAAACGAGATGTTGCGTACCATCCGCGACAACGATGTGACTATCATCATGGCAGCCACGGGTTCCGGCAAGACGACCCAAGTACCGCAACTGTTGTTTGACGAGATGATTAAACAAGGATTAGGGGGTGGATGTAATATCGTGTGTACCCAGCCGAGGAGGTTGGCAGCCATGTCCGTCGCGGAACGGATAGCGGAAGAGCGTGGCCAAACGATTGGTCAAGAAGTGGGGTATCAAGTCCGTTTCGATGCGCAATTGCCAGAGGCGAATGGCAGTATCACTTTCTGCACGACAGGGATTttcttgaagaggatgcaATCTGCCTTGGGTGAGAATGCAAATGATGTGGCGGTCCAGAGAATGGATCAGGTATCGCATGTCGTGGTGGATGAAGTGCACGAACGTGATATCGATACGGATCTCTTACTCGTTGtgctgaagaggttgttgcAAGAtagaaagaggaggggtGTACCGATCAAGGTGGTGTTGATGAGCGCTACAATTGACCCGACCCTTTTCCAGTCGTACTTTACCGATGCGCGGGGGGCGCATGCACCTGTTGCCGAGATCCCCGGCCGAACGTTTCCGGTAGAAAAGTCCTTCTTGGACCAGATCGTTCCCCAACTGCAAAATATCCCGGCTCAGAGAGGTGGGTGGGTGTTTAATGAGAAGAACGTGAAAGAGTACCTCTCGCGAGAGCTCTCCTCCAACGCGAGCAACTTTGGTCCAGGTACAGGGATAGAATTGGAGATTCCTTATCCGCTTGTAGCGCTTACCATCGCTTTTGTTCTCTCCCGTTCCGAAGACGGACATGTACTGGTCTTCCTACCCGGCtgggaagagatcaagaaagTCGCAGACATCTTGTTGACCGGGCGGTACCCATTGTTGGGAATGGATTTCAGAGATTCCAGGCGATTCAGCATTCATTATCTCCATTCTACCATCCCTGCAGCCGAGCAAAAAGAAGTATTCCGTACACCCCCACCTGGCGTACGACGGATCATCCTCGCTACCAATATCGCAGAAACATCCGTCACCATCCCCGACGTTGTGTATGTGGTTGACACAGGCAGggtaaaagaaaagaggtaTGATCCAGAGAGACACATGTCGAGTCTTGTTTCTGCCTGGGTGGGGTCGAGTAATTTGAACCAACGTGCGGGTCGAGCAGGAAGACATAGGGAAGGAGAGTATTATGGGCTGGTTAGTCAGCGGAGGTTAAACAGTTTGGAGGCGCATcagatggtggagatgaagaggtcTGATCTGAGTAACGTCGTCATGCACGTCAAG GCGCTCAACTTGGGCGAAGTCCAAGAAGTCCTAGCAGCAACCATCGAACCACCTGAGCCAAGCCGTATCGTCGCCGCCATGGAAGTCTTGCGCATGCTCGGTGCTCTTGACGCTCGACAGAACCTCACTTCCCTCGGTCGtgtcctcctccagctcccGGTCGACGCCAACGTCGGTAAACTTTGTCTTTACGGTGCATTCTTTCGATGTCTTGATGCAGCCTTGACGCTCGCCGCAGTGTTGACGAATAGGGATCCTTTCCTGGCTCCACCGGCTCAAAAGGCTAAAGCAGATAGTATCAAAGACCGGTTCTCCCCTAAAGCCTTCAGATCGGACCCACTTGCTATTGTGGCAGCGTATAACCAGTGGTTGCCGTATGAGGAATCAGGCGATTTCTATTCCGCGACAAAGTTCTGCGATAACAATTTCTTGTCCAAGCCGACATTGTTGCAAATCAAGCAGGTGAAACAGAGTTTGTTACAGAGTCTGGACAAAGCGGGAGTTATTGCCGTATCTGCTGGAGGGATGGTGGATAGGATCGGACGATATGGTTCCATCCCGCCGGCGTTGAATGAAAACAATGACAGTTTGCCAATGTTGGCGGCTTTGATCGCCACAGCGACGGCGCCAAACTTTGCGATCAGAACTTCGGAGAGAACATGTAGGACGTGGCAGGATAAA GTCGTTGTCATCCACAACTCATCGGTTAACTCTCGACGCCGTGAAGTCAGCGGTCCGGAAGAATCCTCCGCCTCATTCAATCCCGCTGAAAAACGTCTCTATGCTTTTGCCGAAAAGTCCCGCAATGTCCCCGTTGGCGGGAATCCCAACTCTGCCCCAACCAACCTCCGAACCGTCACCCGTCTGGACCCAATGACGTACATGCTTTTTGGCGCATACGAACTCGTCGTCACTGCCCGTGGTCTCGAATGCGATGGATGGTTGCCCGTGACGGGTAATACTCATGCGCTCGACGATGTGCAGAGGTTGAAGGCAGCGTTAGATGTGTGTATGCTTCGAGTGTTCGAAGGGTTGGGTAAGAGTTTGGTCATGGGTCGTGATCAgcgatggatggatggtgCCGGCGGCGTCGAAGTACATGAGGGTACGTCGAGGATtaaagaaggaggtggtgaagaggagaatgaaagtgatgacgaggattATGATCGGCCTCGAGAAAAGAGCGATCAAGCTTCATCCCGCTACGCCGGCCCGCTTACAGTCGAAGAGATCAACGAATTGGAAATGTTGACCACCGATATTGTAACAATCCTCAACAAGTACGCGGACGAGAGGGAAGGCGGCGGTGTGGATACCGTGCCCCAAACTCGAGTGAATACGagaccttcttctccgcagGGGCGGGCTGCACAGTGGGCAGCTGATGTAGCAGCGGCGGCATTATACGGCGGTGGTGGAAGTGCGCAGTGGGGTGATGCCAGCGGAGGAGCTAGTTTTGGCggaggtggatggggaTCAGACTTACATGCTACGAGGAAGCAAGGAGATGACGGCAGGAGGTTTGATACCTGGGACGATGGCGACGGATGGGGGAGTCATcaaggagggcaaggagaTCAAGTTGATAGTGGATGGGCCGTACCCAAGTACAGGCCTCCTCAGACTAGATGA